In Aspergillus luchuensis IFO 4308 DNA, chromosome 1, nearly complete sequence, the following are encoded in one genomic region:
- a CDS encoding uncharacterized protein (COG:S;~EggNog:ENOG410Q0BW;~InterPro:IPR027417,IPR031359,IPR007111;~PFAM:PF17100,PF05729), giving the protein MLTKLRAKLCCSQADGDADEAEPAIPHAKHSNDGGNTTPAKRSNSEAASIPPDHAATSPKDLWQVAFDSLDPKQKHWLSKEKTPTEIIRDVIGETKSKYTEYKKKELTIRRHNGGEIKVREIAQNILASALNAQQIITAVASFDPSGHASSAWTIVSLGLTMVQRDIARRDVIIEASEYLAEQLAYFTVLDSDRRYTKASVDKQLDGALVGVYTAILEYTVEVRKAYHESGFARIGSTLIPLTEQPLQKLRTAAENKTIVADKWATITDRTYLRGQAADILTAIDKTVEELQKLHSTVLRILEWLSQYDFSKAQNDTQYHRSPGTGDWLLNSKEYVRWKDCPGSILWLHGVAGCGKSVMCSTIIEDIQRVCIDGSNTRFAYWYFQFNDPSSQRVENMLRTIIRQLHSTPLDEPIRNLWSDYGTKGSNPSNTRLQETLEILLAANKGRIFLILDALDECPEAVNRKERSLLLPLLTGLQKKYSDKIHIFVTSRPEPDIVDHLVECTALDIEENQGSDISAFVKDRVEALDDRRAPKEVKAQIIQELLQDEKRRFRWADLQLKRLEECRNKSQIIEALRTMPQTLHDIYLSVIERVNMKPSDVIYAKTILTWLCFSVRPLTLTEVAAAAGLEVPEDVIKICTTSFVTFRRSDNEIRLAHFSVKELLVGSANTGQWYQLSTLHGHAMLAEHSLRLLLQKTRRLSIQEVKQEALLNYAACNWHEHFKASAVTPSPALENLQEKVDMLFRQSTAYRNWRYITTFFTEGDVQPTPIGIASGLGLIQTVIGLLEEGADPLECFAYRIDWDFIQVVENALLMASKNGHLDILDLLLHKVCVSIDLAEGIVKSVRCHASESKKLEDLFDTFTASGAIFTRTEKKGLQIDERVVVAAARNEVCGTKLVTVLLDQYEGTGVALVPVTENVLEAVLQNMECGDDILQLLLQRRNDDVKIYPRIKEMLKFPDNMNVRAIAILLAQRHAETVIDEQFIANLARYARGTEMEILLSVLDNDSMLTENVLASAVQNRSGVGVLRQILRHRRHWPPVSEDLLCEAACNRGSKKLEALLDDRGLDFAMSERVMLKIVGNRFYGAEMLEMLLRRQQAGFIVTPAMLDTAASQARAKHVVELFMNNGGLKIPITEGMMLRISCDDLLCYLLDLEERSQIHPLPITEKFILHAVKTFEPDSLKAIFCSRPMIYVSEDMFVESCRGYVSTLAFLMEQPHSQLPVTSMIEALEKEHGQRPTEILRFLLSEKSFEVDHGIIERFAHNASALELLLQTTPRVPITEQAAIRAASGWGRDALCVLLNERINDVPISEEVMTAVVKSIRSVVNLRRILAHHGPQVPITEKVLVAASTTLEALQLLLQALGPEAPPMITEQVVVIATWADLSALPWLLEKYGSAVPLTERVMVFAAANGLDGLQWLLREWPGNIDLNRIWRAIWKFDRDSSEFSYRRNLPSLAYIHKNAGNHVIQYSKAVDLSEDVFMDALASSAFDENENEYSGLVPLIRICLKQRLPVSEPDRLVKAVMDNCDADLIEAIHKLVEGFELRAELIEGGFGDLLLSRIRENHGISAPGQ; this is encoded by the exons ATGCTGACGAAGCTACGTGCGAAGCTCTGCTGTTCCCAGGCTGATGGTGACGCTGACGAGGCCGAACCTGCCATTCCCCATGCGAAACACTCGAATGATGGAGGAAACACCACACCTGCCAAAAGAAGCAATTCTGAGGCTGCTAGCATTCCACCGGATCACGCCGCTACCTCACCTAAGGATCTCTGGCAAGTAGCATTCGACAGTCTGGACCCGAAACAAAAACACTGGCTGTCTAAAGAGAAGACTCCAACCGAAATCATTCGGGATGTCATTGGCGAGacaaaaagtaaatataCCGAGtataagaagaaagagttGACTATCCGAAGACATAATGGGGGTGAGATCAAAGTCCGCGAAATCGCCCAAAATATCCTGGCGTCCGCATTGAATGCGCAGCAGATAATCACTGCGGTCGCAAGCTTCGACCCAAGTGGACATG CGTCAAGCGCCTGGACGATAGTATCGCTAGGTTTGACG ATGGTCCAGAGAGATATTGCGCGCAGAGATGTAATCATAGAAGCCTCCGAATACTTGGCGGAACAGCTAGCATACTTCACTGTCCTAGATAGCGACCGCCGATACACGAAGGCTTCCGTGGACAAGCAGCTAGATGGTGCTCTTGTGGGAGTCTATACAGCAATACTTGAATACACGGTGGAAGTGAGAAAAGCATATCATGAAAGCGGCTTTG CTCGCATAGGAAGCACACTCATTCCCCTTACCGAACAGCCACTGCAAAAGCTTCGAACAGCTGCGGAAAATAAAACTATAGTGGCTGACAAATGGGCTACCATCACCGATCGCACAT ATCTGAGGGGACAGGCTGCGGACATCCTTACGGCTATTGACAAGACGGTCGAGGAGCTCCAGAAACTTCATTCCACTGTACTAA GAATACTTGAATGGCTATCTCAGTACGACTTTTCCAAAGCACAGAACGACACTCAGTATCACAGATCGCCAGGGACAGGTGATTGGCTTTTGAACTCAAAAGAATATGTGAGGTGGAAGGACTGCCCAGGTAGTATATTATGGTTACATGGAGTGG CGGGTTGTGGTAAATCAGTCATGTG CTCGACAATCATCGAAGACATCCAGCGAGTTTGTATAGATGGTTCGAACACGCGGTTCGCTTACTGGTATTTTCAATTCAATGATCCGTCATCACAAAGAGTTGAGAATATGCTCAGGACGATCATCCGTCAGCTTCATTCGACTCCACTCGACGAGCCTATCCGGAATCTTTGGAGCGACTATGGTACCAAAGGAAGCAATCCAAGCAATACAAGGCTTCAGGAGACTCTTGAAATACTGCTTGCTGCCAACAAAGGGAGAATTTTCCTAATTTTAGATGCGTTGGACGAGTGCCCCGAGGCAGTCAATCGCAAGGAAAGGAGTCTTCTGTTGCCACTGCTTACTGGACTTCAAAAGAAATACAGTGATAAAATTCATATCTTTGTGACTAGTCGACCAGAGCCAGATATAGTTGATCACCTCGTGGAATGTACAGCCTTAGACATCGAGGAAAATCAGGGGTCTGATATTTCGGCCTTCGTCAAGGACAGGGTTGAGGCTCTGGACGACAGGAGAGCTCCAAAGGAAGTGAAAGCACAGATAATTCAGGAACTGCTACAAGATGAGAAAAG GCGATTTCGCTGGGCAGACCTTCAACTGAAGCGTCTCGAAGAATGTCGCAACAAGTCTCAAATCATAGAAGCATTGAGAACAATGCCACAAACGTTGCACGACATATATCTCTCTGTGATAGAAAGAGTCAACATGAAACCCTCCGATGTTATATATGCCAAAACAATCCTCACCTGGCTCTGTTTCAGTGTCAGACCTCTCACCCTGACTGAagtagcagcggcagcaggtCTTGAGGTCCCAGAGGACGTGATCAAAATCTGCACGACTTCATTCGTCACATTTCGGCGCTCGGATAACGAGATCAGATTAGCTCACTTCTCCGTGAAGGAATTGCTCGTGGGTAGCGCGAATACTGGTCAATGGTACCAACTCTCCACCTTGCATGGGCACGCCATGCTAGCTGAGCACAGCCTGAGATTACTCCTGCAAAAGACGAGGAGGTTGTCTATACAGGAAGTGAAGCAAGAAGCGCTGCTAAACTATGCTGCTTGTAACTGGCACGAGCACTTCAAAGCTTCCGCTGTTACCCCAAGCCCAGCACTCGAAAACCTCCAAGAGAAGGTGGATATGCTATTTCGTCAATCAACTGCCTACCGCAACTGGCGTTATATAACGACATTTTTCACGGAAGGAGATGTACAGCCGACCCCTATCGGTATCGCATCGGGCTTAGGGCTCATTCAAACTGTGATTGGTTTACTAGAAGAAGGCGCGGACCCTTTAGAGTGCTTTGCATATCGAATTGATTGGGATTTTATCCAGGTTGTAGAAAACGCGTTACTGATGGCTTCTAAAAATGGGCATCTGGACATACTGGATCTACTGCTGCACAAGGTGTGCGTTTCTATTGATCTAGCCGAGGGCATAGTGAAAAGTGTTCGATGCCATGCTTCTGAAAGCAAGAAGCTGGAAGATTTATTTGACACGTTCACAGCTTCAGGTGCTATTTTCACTAGAACCGAGAAAAAAGGACTTCAGATAGATGAGCGCGTTGTTGTCGCTGCGGCGAGGAACGAGGTTTGTGGCACGAAACTTGTGACCGTCCTCCTTGATCAGTACGAAGGGACAGGAGTTGCGCTCGTGCCTGTGACAGAGAACGTGTTGGAAGCGGTGCTACAGAACATGGAGTGTGGAGACGATATTttgcagcttcttctccaaaggCGAAATGATGATGTCAAAATCTATCCACGAATCAAGGAGATGCTGAAATTCCCGGACAATATGAACGTGCGCGCAATCGCAATACTTCTTGCGCAACGGCATGCAGAAACCGTGATAGATGAGCAGTTCATTGCTAATCTTGCGAGATACGCCCGCGGCACTGAAATGGAAATACTATTAAGTGTATTGGACAACGATTCGATGCTGACCGAGAATGTTCTGGCGAGCGCTGTTCAAAACCGTAGCGGTGTCGGTGTCTTGCGTCAGATTCTCCGGCATCGACGGCATTGGCCACCAGTTAGCGAGGATCTTCTGTGTGAAGCAGCGTGTAACAGAGGTAGCAAAAAGCTGGAAGCCTTGCTAGATGATCGTGGTCTGGATTTTGCAATGAGCGAAAGAGTCATGCTGAAGATTGTAGGCAACCGATTTTATGGAGCTGAAATGCTCGAAATGCTCCTGCGCAGGCAGCAAGCAGGATTTATTGTCACTCCCGCAATGCTGGACACGGCAGCCTCGCAAGCAAGGGCTAAACATGTTGTTGAATTATTTATGAACAACGGAGGCTTGAAAATTCCAATCACTGAAGGCATGATGCTCAGAATTTCTTGTGATGACTTGCTGTGTTATCTACTGGATCTTGAAGAAAGGTCCCAGATACATCCTCTTCCTATCACAGAAAAGTTCATATTGCATGCTGTGAAAACCTTTGAGCCTGACAGTCTGAAGGCCATCTTCTGCAGCAGACCAATGATCTATGTGAGCGAAGATATGTTTGTCGAATCATGCCGTGGCTATGTGTCGACTTTGGCGTTTTTGATGGAACAACCGCATAGCCAATTGCCAGTGACGAGCATGATCGAAGCTCTGGAAAAAGAACATGGTCAAAGGCCTACAGAGATACTTCGGTTTCTGTTGAGCGAGAAGTCCTTTGAAGTTGACCATGGAATTATAGAAAGATTTGCACATAATGCCTCCGCTTTGGAACTCCTGCTGCAGACAACACCCCGTGTACCCATCACAGAGCAAGCCGCCATCCGAGCAGCTTCCGGTTGGGGCAGGGATGCATTATGCGTTCTGCTCAATGAGCGAATAAATGATGTTCCGATCTCAGAAGAAGTCATGACTGCTGTGGTAAAATCAATTCGTTCAGTTGTAAATTTGCGACGGATTTTGGCACATCATGGTCCACAGGTACCGATCACAGAGAAGGTTCTAGTGGCAGCCTCGACCACATTAGAAGCTTTACAACTTCTGCTTCAAGCACTAGGACCCGAGGCACCTCCTATGATAACCGAGCAAGTTGTTGTGATTGCCACTTGGGCAGATTTGTCCGCATTACCGTGGTTGCTTGAGAAGTATGGCTCGGCTGTACCACTTACCGAAAGAGTCATGGTTTTTGCCGCTGCAAACGGCCTTGACGGGCTACAGTGGCTCCTCCGTGAATGGCCTGGCAATATAGACCTCAACCGCATCTGGAGAGCGATCTGGAAGTTTGATCGAGACTCATCTGAATTCTCTTATCGCCGTAATTTGCCCTCTTTGGCATACATTCACAAGAATGCGGGTAACCATGTTATTCAGTATTCTAAAGCAGTCGATCTCTCTGAGGATGTCTTTATGGATGCCCTAGCCTCATCTGCTTttgatgaaaatgaaaatgagtACAGTGGCTTGGTTCCTCTGATTCGTATATGTCTCAAACAGAGGCTACCTGTTTCCGAACCAGATCGGTTGGTAAAGGCAGTGATGGATAATTGTGATGCTGATCTTATCGAGGCTATCCATAAGCTTGTCGAGGGGTTTGAGTTGAGAGCCGAGCTCATTGAAGGGGGGTTCGGGGACTTGTTGTTATCGCGCATTAGAGAGAATCATGGCATATCGGCGCCTGGGCAGTAA
- a CDS encoding uncharacterized protein (COG:S;~EggNog:ENOG410PKHW;~InterPro:IPR041472,IPR011761;~PFAM:PF13535,PF18130;~go_function: GO:0005524 - ATP binding [Evidence IEA];~go_function: GO:0046872 - metal ion binding [Evidence IEA]) produces the protein MAYTCTLAVTTLCSTDHFRCEWSKADPVKGFYGQRHESLNVVLYPKNTFTQTEGINGVASAVCYDDERNDGKELNTPQILAPEITSFIIEVIKKCKKGVDDKFPVIMNFILSREDGYLARSDFLQQRLKGVKRVSWVVGFLRPLQKVTTPRVQLNGTAHDLNMLLSMSVGAILLDTSSSSSLHDTLDSIEEALCNRISYPWVVPTLIHRKRLAWVEGRKDADASRRMYEAAAALGITLVIIDKPGHWLQDDHGPYAHLREGFIATNIDVDEGFVDRIVMAVRSYDKLIDGIMTVSDSRLIGVARACEILGYPTSPSSAYVLAGDKYQTRMMEPDTHGAFRVFGTDELEKVLRSTEVTYPLIVKPCLGWGSQAVTKVSTEVELFEAVEKACECHALAPQQRSDAVIEPYIDGPEVDANFVLLNGEVIFCEISDDFPSPGDRDAAQSHNFVETMVHMPSALPPHEFEAVRDTLHQSILRQGFSTGTFHCEARLQYSSHEFRQDNNGFEDLYPRRDATNDGKSVQVYLLEINARPAGYLETVGVNLVYGVDYFAQQMLFSVNDEFRYRALCHPFSDGPRSSLSILVLQEDVAGIMKTEDATAELLRQYPELEPHVPLYATIKKKGDRLVGPKSSEVHFIAWMLVTAQKRRECLRLVEQIRRSFRYEVE, from the exons ATGGCCTACACTTGCACTCTAGCTGTCACTACACTGTGTAGTACGG ATCATTTTAGATGTGAATGGAGCAAGGCCGACCCTGTCAAGGGCTTTTATGGCCAGAGACACGAGTCTCTCAACGTCGTGCTTTATCCTAAGAACACCTTTACCCAGACCGAAGGCATCAACGGTGTTGCGTCAGCAGTGTGCTATGACGATGAACGGAATGATGGCAAGGAGCTCAACACTCCACAGATCCTGGCACCAGAAATTACcagcttcatcatcgaggTTATCAAGAAATGCAAGAAAGGCGTTGATGATAAGTTCCCGGTCATCATgaactttattttatctcGGGAAGACGGCTATCTCGCGCGGTCTGATTTCTTACAGCAACGCCTAAAAGGGGTGAAGCGTGTTTCCTGGGTAGTAGGATTCTTGCGTCCACTACAGAAAGTCACAACCCCACGAGTCCAGTTAAATGGAACGGCGCATGATCTGAACATGCTCCTATCGATGTCCGTAGGTGCCATCCTACTTGACACTAGCTCTAGCTCTAGTCTTCACGACACGCTGGATAGTATCGAAGAGGCATTATGCAACCGGATCTCATACCCATGGGTAGTCCCCACACTGATTCACCGGAAACGCCTTGCGTGGGTGGAAGGTCGCAAAGACGCGGATGCCAGTCGACGCATGTACGAGGCGGCAGCAGCCTTAGGGATCACTCTAGTGATCATTGACAAGCCGGGTCACTGGCTGCAGGATGACCACGGGCCGTACGCCCATCTCCGAGAGGGATTCATTGCCACAAATATCGACGTGGATGAGGGGTTCGTGGATAGAATTGTCATGGCGGTCCGCAGCTACGACAAGCTCATTGATGGCATAATGACAGTGAGCGATAGTCGCTTAATCGGAGTGGCTCGAGCGTGTGAAATCCTTGGATATCCTACATCCCCATCGTCGGCCTATGTGCTGGCCGGAGATAAGTATCAAACTCGAATGATGGAGCCAGACACGCACGGGGCTTTCCGGGTCTTTGGGACGGATGAACTGGAGAAAGTCCTTCGGTCTACCGAGGTGACGTATCCTCTCATCGTCAAGCCTTGCCTGGGATGGGGAAGTCAGGCTGTCACCAAAGTGTCCACGGAAGTTGAGTTATTTGAGGCGGTCGAGAAAGCTTGCGAGTGTCACGCATTAGCTCCGCAGCAGCGGAGTGATGCCGTTATTGAGCCATATATCGATGGTCCAGAAGTCGATGCCAACTTCGTTTTGCTAAATGGCGAAGTGATCTTCTGCGAGATCAGTGATGACTTCCCGAGCCCAGGCGATAGGGACGCTGCACAAAGCCATAACTTTGTTGAGACTATGGTTCATATGCCCTCTGCCCTTCCACCGCATGAGTTTGAGGCTGTCCGCGATACATTGCATCAGAGTATCCTTCGTCAGGGATTCTCAACTGGTACATTTCATTGCGAAGCGCGGTTGCAGTATTCGAGTCATGAATTTCGACAAGATAACAACGGGTTTGAGGACTTATACCCTCGGAGAGATGCTACCAATGATGGAAAGAGTGTGCAAGTGTACCTCCTTGAAATAAATGCTCGCCCAGCTGGATATCTAGAGACTGTTGGAGTCAACTTAGTCTATGGGGTGGATTATTTCGCCCAGCAAATGCTCTTTTCCGTCAATGATGAGTTTCGATACAGGGCTTTATGCCACCCATTTTCTGATGGGCCTCGCTCCAGCCTCTCGATACTCGTACTCCAAGAAGACGTTGCTGGGATCATGAAAACCGAAGATGCTACAGCGGAGCTCCTGCGCCAGTACCCCGAACTGGAGCCACATGTGCCGCTGTACGCGAcaatcaagaagaagggagatagACTAGTTGGTCCAAAGTCAAGTGAGGTTCACTTCATTGCGTGGATGTTGGTCACAGCTCAGAAGAGGCGCGAGTGTCTGCGGTTGGTGGAGCAAATACGAAGGAGTTTTCGCTATGAAGTTGAATAG
- a CDS encoding uncharacterized protein (COG:S;~EggNog:ENOG410PJD4;~InterPro:IPR011009,IPR002575;~PFAM:PF01636), with amino-acid sequence MSQQKTSPLKTYFDELEETNGDDECREWLDSLFDARAELATFVATRREGRGTGTYVELLKGSFNFSFRYTFSDGRPDTFIRFPKPGHTATAYRDEKVTNEVQVMEYLRQHTDIPIPRIHSWGLTADSPHNLGPFIIVDYVTGTLLSTILKQPDEEDLYLNPNIDNTLLDKIYFQIARYLLQISHLTFPKIGAISKDNTSNTSNTWHVPNRPLTYNMNELVTVSGYPADKWPTTPFDRTSDYLASLANEHLTHLWTQRNLADDPDIAQNRFIARHRFKQLISKYYPTENEPFILFCDDMRPSNMLIDPKTLQITAVLDLEFTNAMPAGFSYDPPWWLLLSGPEVWLERCALDEFLKLYEPRMEQFLHALARVEREIEYNQPGHLSLSARMRGSWSTGRFWFDYAARKSFDVDLVYWATLHSAGTGIEGLDEKARAELEPFKRMKMEQLKAYKEEYSARFSSAI; translated from the coding sequence ATGTCTCAACAAAAGACATCCCCACTCAAGACCTACTTCGACGAGCTTGAAGAAAcgaatggtgatgatgaatgcaGGGAATGGCTAGACAGTCTTTTCGACGCACGAGCCGAACTAGCAACATTCGTCGCTACGCGCCGGGAAGGCAGAGGAACCGGAACCTACGTTGAACTTCTCAAAGGCTCCTTCAACTTCAGCTTCCGGTACACCTTCAGCGATGGACGACCGGACACATTTATTCGGTTCCCCAAGCCGGGGCACACTGCTACGGCTTAcagggatgagaaggtcaCAAACGAAGTCCAAGTCATGGAATATCTCCGTCAACACACCgatatccccatcccccgtATTCACAGCTGGGGCTTAACCGCCGATAGTCCACATAACCTTGGACCATTCATCATCGTGGACTATGTCACCGGAACCCTTCTATCAACCATCTTGAAACagccagatgaagaagacttgTATCTAAATCCGAACATCGACAACACACTCCTAGACAAAATCTACTTTCAAATCGCCCGCTACCTACTCCAAATTTCCCACCTCACATTCCCCAAAATTGGAGCTATCTCGAAGGACAACACATCCAACACATCCAACACATGGCACGTTCCCAACCGCCCCCTAACCTACAACATGAACGAGCTAGTTACTGTCTCTGGCTACCCTGCTGATAAATGGCCAACTACGCCCTTTGACCGCACCAGCGATTACCTCGCCTCCCTTGCAAATGAGCATCTAACCCATCTTTGGACTCAGCGGAACCTAGCCGATGATCCAGACATCGCTCAAAACAGGTTCATTGCCCGCCATCGCTTCAAACAACTCATCTCCAAATACTACCCAACAGAAAACGAACCATTCATACTCTTCTGCGACGACATGCGACCTTCGAATATGCTCATAGACCCAAAGACACTCCAAATCACTGCCGTTCTGGATTTAGAATTCACTAACGCCATGCCGGCTGGGTTCTCGTATGATCCGCCTTGGTGGCTGTTACTTTCTGGGCCGGAAGTGTGGCTTGAGCGTTGTGCATTGGACGAGTTTCTCAAACTCTATGAGCCCAGGATGGAACAATTCTTGCATGCTCTAGCAAGGGTGGAGCGCGAGATTGAGTACAACCAGCCCGGTCATCTGTCTCTTTCTGCCAGGATGCGCGGTTCATGGAGTACCGGTCGGTTCTGGTTCGATTATGCGGCAAGGAAGAGCTTTGATGTTGACCTTGTTTATTGGGCCACTCTCCATTCCGCTGGTACTGGTATTGAAGGGCTTGACGAGAAGGCACGtgcggagctggagccattcaagaggatgaagatggagcagCTGAAGGCGTACAAGGAAGAGTACTCTGCTCGGTTTTCTTCGGCTATATAA
- the OCH1_1 gene encoding glycosyltransferase family 32 protein (COG:G;~EggNog:ENOG410PII4;~InterPro:IPR029044,IPR007577,IPR039367;~PFAM:PF04488;~SECRETED:SignalP(1-23);~go_function: GO:0000009 - alpha-1,6-mannosyltransferase activity [Evidence IEA]), which yields MLTFRKSLLAAALLITFIVYLRSSHPASSLPSPETASAGHLYNQDYDGHAENDRKGGTRDTVQQLPLTPPPSAPLRERLRYHFPYDLEAKFPAFIWQTWKYAPSSMFFSESLRDPESSWSELHPGFVHEVVPDDTQRHLIKYLYGAVPDVFEAYDAMPLPVLKADFFRYLILLARGGIYSDIDTTALKPASDWLPAELDLATVGAVVGIEADPDRPDWHDWYARRIQFCQWTIQAKPGHPIMRDIVSYITEETLRMKKAGILKTGKMDKTVMEYTGPGAWTDAVFRYFNDPDYFNIEPGSTLNITYEDFTGQEGYKKVGDVVVLPITSFSPGVHQMGAGDVDDPMAFVKHHFEGTWKDDPSL from the exons ATGCTCACCTTTCGGAAGTCGCTACTCGCGGCGGCGCTTCTGATTACCTTTATCGTCTACCTCCGATCGTCGCATCccgcctcttccctcccGTCCCCAGAGACCGCCTCCGCCGGACACCTATACAATCAGGATTACGACGGCCATGCAGAGAATGATCGAAAAGGTGGAACGAGGGACACCGTACAACAGCTGCCGCTGACCCCGCCACCGAGCGCCCCCTTGCGCGAGCGCTTGCGCTACCACTTTCCCTACGATCTGGAAGCCAAGTTTCCTGCATTCATCTGGCAGACGTGGAAATATGCGCCCTCCTCCATGTTCTTCAGCGAAAGCCTTCGTGATCCGGAGTCCAGCTGGTCCGAGCTGCATCCCGGATTTGTCCACGAGGTCGTCCCCGATGATACCCAACGCCATCTGATCAAATACCTGTACGGTGCTGTTCCGGATGTGTTCGAGGCCTACGATGCTATGCCGCTGCCCGTCTTGAAGGCCGACTTTTTCCGATACTTGATCCTGCTCGCGCGGGGTGGAATTTACAGCGATATTGATACGACGGCGTTGAAGCCAGCGTCTGACTGGCTGCCAGCAGAGTTGGATCTGGCTACAGTTGGAGCGGTGGTGGGCATTGAGGCGGATCCTGACCGCCCCGACTGGCATGACTGGTATGCGCGCAGAATCCAGTTCTGCCAATGGACCATTCAAGCCAAGCCCGGACACCCCATCATGCGCGATATTGTCTCCTACATCACGGAGGAGACCTTGCGAATGAAGAAGGCGGGTATTCTAAAGACTGGCAAGATGGATAAGACTGTCATGGAGTACACTGGCCCGGGCGCTTGGACGGATGCCGTTTTCCGGTATTTCAACGATCCTGACTATTTCAACATTGAACCCGGCTCAACGTTGAACATCACGTACGAGGACTTTACAGGTCAGGAGGGGTATAAGAAGGTGGGAGACGTGGTGGTTTTGCCCATCACCAGCTTCAGCCCGGGAGTGCACCAAATGGGTgctggggatgttgatgatcCGATGGCATTCGTGAAACATCACTTTGAAG GAACTTGGAAGGATGACCCGTCTCTATAA
- a CDS encoding glycoside hydrolase family 43 protein (CAZy:GH43;~COG:G;~EggNog:ENOG410PUF3;~InterPro:IPR023296,IPR006710;~PFAM:PF04616;~TransMembrane:1 (i62-88o);~go_function: GO:0004553 - hydrolase activity, hydrolyzing O-glycosyl compounds [Evidence IEA];~go_process: GO:0005975 - carbohydrate metabolic process [Evidence IEA]), producing MKGLPSLLNGSSTRKWTQSTPSTDTAEDEGQSGSTISPTKPPSADISSGGSKNPMIWTRRKITWLITLIALSVAIIVVVITVPVVLLVDDAHNDDPSYYNSANRPVRVVQDFPDPGLIQVNSTWYAYATVATPDNPDVPHVPVSTSRNFSSWDWLQGHDVMPAMSSWETNMNQYAPDVIQRKDGRFVLYYSGELKDWLRHHCVGAAVSNSTSPLGPYIPHNSTLACPRDHGGAIDPAPFKDVNGTLYVVYKVDGNSVGHGGDCNNGKKPIVSTPIMLQQLNDDGVTPVGDPVQILTNEKVDGPLVEAPNIIRTDRGIYYLFFSSHCYTSSKYSVKYAWSTSLKGPYTRAERPLFRTGDFGLKSPGGATASIDGSKIVFHAFCGDYRCMFAAAMNITANYTILPAAL from the exons ATGAAAGGCCTCCCATCACTGCTgaacggcagcagcaccagaaaATGGACAcaatccaccccatccacagatactgctgaggatgagggcCAGAGTGGTAGTACTATATCACCCACCAAGCCGCCCTCAGCGGACATTTCCTCAGGCGGCTCAAAAAACCCCATGATCTGGACGCGAAGGAAGATAACATGGCTCATCACCCTGATAGCTCTAAGCGTAGCCATAATCGTGGTGGTGATAACCGTCCCAGTAGTTCTCCTGGTGGACGATGCCCACAACGACGATCCCAGCTACTACAACAGCGCCAATCGTCCAGTCCGCGTCGTGCAAGATTTCCCCGACCCGGGACTAATCCAGGTGAACAGCACGTGGTATGCATACGCTACAGTCGCTACACCAGATAATCCCGATGTTCCTCACGTCCCAGTATCGACATCACGGAACTTCAGCAGCTGGGACTGGCTGCAAGGTCACGATGTCATGCCGGCAATGAGCAGCTGGGAAACGAATATGAATCAGTACGCTCCGGATGTGATTCAACGC AAAGACGGCCGCTTCGTCCTCTACTACTCCGGCGAACTAAAAGACTGGCTCCGCCACCACTGCGTCGGCGCCGCCGTCTCCAACAGCACAAGTCCCCTAGGACCGTACATCCCGCACAACAGCACCCTCGCCTGTCCCCGCGACCACGGCGGCGCTATCGACCCCGCCCCATTCAAAGACGTCAACGGGACTCTCTACGTCGTCTACAAAGTTGACGGCAACAGTGTCGGCCACGGCGGAGACTGCAACAACGGCAAGAAACCCATCGTCTCAACACCCATCATGCTGCAACAACTCAACGACGACGGCGTCACCCCCGTCGGTGACCCCGTCCAAATCCTAACTAATGAGAAAGTCGATGGACCGTTAGTCGAAGCTCCAAATATTATCCGCACTGATCGGGGCATCTACTATCTGTTCTTCTCCTCGCATTGCTATACCTCGTCAAAGTATAGTGTTAAGTATGCGTGGTCGACGTCATTGAAGGGGCCGTATACGAGAGCCGAGAGACCTCTATTTCGAACTGGGGACTTTGGATTGAAGTCGCCTGGAGGTGCGACGGCTTCGATTGATGGGAGTAAGATTGTTTTTCATGCTTTTTGCGGGGATTATCGGTGTATGTTTGCTGCGGCGATGAATATTACGGCGAATTATACCATTTTGCCGGCGGCGCTTTGA